From the genome of Synechococcales cyanobacterium T60_A2020_003, one region includes:
- the psb28 gene encoding photosystem II reaction center protein Psb28 produces MAEIQFAQGVAETVIPDIRLTRARDGSSGQAFFYFQNPDALSRESNLQVTGMYLVDEEGELVSREVKAKFVNGQPEAIEAIYIMRSAEEWDRFMRFMERYAEQNDLGFQKA; encoded by the coding sequence ATGGCTGAAATTCAATTTGCCCAAGGCGTGGCAGAAACCGTAATTCCTGATATCCGCCTTACCCGTGCCCGGGATGGCAGCAGTGGGCAAGCCTTTTTCTATTTTCAAAATCCTGATGCGCTGAGCCGCGAGAGCAATCTTCAAGTCACCGGGATGTACCTCGTGGATGAAGAAGGCGAGTTGGTATCACGGGAGGTGAAAGCAAAGTTTGTCAACGGCCAACCTGAGGCAATCGAGGCAATCTACATTATGCGAAGTGCCGAGGAGTGGGATCGGTTTATGCGCTTTATGGAGCGCTATGCTGAGCAAAATGATCTTGGATTCCAAAAAGCTTAG
- a CDS encoding sirohydrochlorin chelatase, with protein sequence MHRENNLHRSSAIAPILPPTLQSDRLASEALGNLAPLPLQRPVLLVGHGSRDAEGRQNLLDFAHAYQQLDLSRPVVPCFLELTEPSIQQGVDECVAQGYTDLSVLPVLLFAARHNKFDVTNELDRARQRHPQLTFHYGRHFGITPGILDLWRSRLEELDQPEWNPQGISRADTVLLFVGRGASDPDANGDVYKMARILWEGSGYKTVETCFIGITHPRLEEGFNRARLYQPKRIIVLPYFLFTGVLVKKIYDITAQQQAQFPEIVMQCLPEMGVHPQLFAVLRDRELETQLGQVQMNCEMCKFRLAALENSGNGHAHGHSHGHSHHHGHSHHPDHGHAHSHSHSHGHGHDHPAEDPYAEPEQYHDRIWQVP encoded by the coding sequence ATGCATCGGGAAAACAATTTGCATCGTTCGAGCGCGATCGCGCCAATTTTGCCCCCTACGCTCCAGAGCGATCGCCTCGCCTCTGAGGCCTTGGGGAACCTTGCACCCCTTCCCCTTCAGCGTCCCGTTTTGCTGGTGGGTCACGGGAGCCGAGATGCGGAGGGTCGGCAAAACTTGCTCGATTTTGCCCATGCCTATCAGCAGCTTGACCTCTCCCGTCCCGTTGTCCCCTGCTTTCTCGAACTGACAGAGCCTTCGATTCAGCAAGGTGTGGATGAATGTGTTGCCCAGGGCTATACCGACCTGTCCGTTTTACCGGTTCTACTTTTCGCTGCACGACACAATAAGTTCGACGTGACCAACGAACTCGATCGCGCCCGCCAGCGTCACCCGCAGCTTACCTTCCACTACGGTCGGCACTTTGGGATTACACCGGGCATTTTGGATCTATGGCGATCGCGCCTTGAGGAATTGGATCAGCCGGAATGGAACCCCCAGGGAATTTCCCGGGCGGATACCGTTCTCCTGTTTGTAGGACGGGGAGCTAGCGATCCCGATGCCAACGGGGATGTATACAAAATGGCGCGAATCCTCTGGGAAGGGAGTGGCTATAAAACCGTTGAAACCTGCTTCATTGGCATTACCCATCCCCGATTAGAAGAAGGGTTCAACCGCGCCCGCCTCTATCAGCCAAAGCGAATTATTGTCCTACCCTATTTTCTATTCACAGGCGTACTCGTCAAGAAAATCTACGACATTACCGCCCAACAGCAGGCTCAGTTCCCAGAAATCGTCATGCAGTGCTTGCCCGAAATGGGAGTGCATCCTCAGCTCTTTGCAGTGCTGCGCGATCGCGAACTGGAAACACAGTTAGGGCAAGTGCAGATGAACTGTGAGATGTGCAAGTTCCGGTTAGCAGCCTTAGAGAATTCCGGAAATGGTCACGCTCACGGGCACAGTCATGGGCACAGTCACCATCACGGACATTCCCATCACCCCGATCATGGTCACGCCCATAGTCATAGTCATAGTCATGGTCACGGGCATGATCATCCGGCTGAGGATCCCTATGCAGAACCAGAGCAATATCACGATCGCATCTGGCAAGTGCCCTAG
- a CDS encoding phycobilisome rod-core linker polypeptide — protein sequence MDSFTPITVSRTSTRDERQAALYQIYQQILERQPYAYERRSLAKAEKDFLSDKIGVRRFLKELGHSEVYLNSFYHTSTNLKFIESCFKHFLGRAPFNSEEVHDYCNVLLTEGVHHLITAILDSEEYRKFFGCFTVPHARHPRYYESPKAYLESDLLNHEYYAQRGRAIPTLYWHQLGLNCDGGVCIYIEDEELSVTQSLASSAPATATSPDASRLQDELLEILNALGADEAKALVSSLASGQKRPG from the coding sequence ATGGATAGCTTCACCCCGATTACTGTAAGTCGGACGTCTACTCGTGACGAACGCCAAGCTGCGCTGTATCAAATCTACCAACAAATCTTAGAACGCCAGCCGTATGCATACGAACGGCGATCGCTCGCCAAAGCCGAAAAAGACTTCTTGTCTGACAAAATTGGTGTTCGGCGCTTTCTTAAAGAATTAGGGCACTCTGAAGTTTATCTCAACTCTTTCTACCACACCTCGACTAATCTCAAGTTTATTGAATCGTGCTTCAAGCATTTCCTTGGACGTGCCCCCTTCAACTCTGAGGAAGTCCATGATTACTGTAATGTTTTGCTGACAGAAGGCGTTCATCACCTGATCACAGCAATTTTGGATTCAGAAGAGTATCGTAAGTTTTTTGGATGTTTCACGGTTCCCCATGCCCGTCATCCTCGATACTATGAGTCGCCCAAGGCTTATTTAGAATCCGATTTACTCAACCACGAATACTATGCTCAGCGGGGGCGCGCCATCCCAACGCTGTATTGGCATCAGCTTGGTTTGAATTGTGATGGTGGTGTCTGTATTTACATCGAAGACGAAGAGCTCTCTGTGACTCAATCCTTAGCGTCGTCAGCACCCGCGACCGCTACCTCTCCTGATGCATCCCGCTTGCAGGATGAGTTGCTCGAAATCTTGAATGCTCTCGGAGCAGACGAAGCTAAGGCGTTAGTGTCTTCTCTTGCCTCTGGACAGAAGCGGCCAGGTTAG
- a CDS encoding methionine adenosyltransferase — MSRRYLFTSESVTEGHPDKICDQISDSILDALLTHDPHSRVAAEVVVNTGLVLVTGEISSKAHLNYVDLVRQKIAEIGYVDANNGFSADSCSVILSIDEQSPDIAQGVNQAQEARELSSEEALDAIGAGDQGLMFGFACNETPELMPLPISLAHRISRRLASVRKTGQLPYLRPDGKTQVTVVYEDGKPVGVDTILISTQHTPTIDAITDEAAVQAKIKTDLWSHVVEPVFTDITVKPDTSTRFFVNPTGKFVIGGPQGDSGLTGRKIIVDTYGGYSRHGGGAFSGKDPTKVDRSAAYACRYVAKNIVAAELAEKCEVQLSYAIGVARPVSIMVDTFGTGTISDDHLLALVQKHFELRPAGIIQLFNLSALPGDRGGRFYQDVAAYGHFGRTDLDLPWEKTDKAAVLQEEAKALLSGVS; from the coding sequence TTGTCTCGTCGCTACCTCTTTACCTCAGAGTCGGTTACTGAAGGCCATCCCGATAAAATCTGTGATCAAATTTCGGATTCGATCCTGGATGCGCTACTGACCCACGATCCCCATAGCCGCGTCGCTGCAGAAGTGGTGGTGAACACAGGTCTTGTACTGGTTACAGGTGAAATTTCATCCAAAGCCCATCTCAATTACGTCGATCTTGTTCGTCAAAAGATTGCTGAAATTGGCTACGTTGATGCGAACAACGGCTTCTCCGCTGATAGCTGCTCTGTCATCTTATCGATTGATGAGCAATCACCGGACATTGCCCAAGGCGTTAATCAAGCTCAAGAAGCTCGCGAACTGTCCAGTGAAGAAGCGTTAGATGCCATTGGCGCAGGTGATCAAGGCTTGATGTTTGGCTTTGCCTGCAATGAAACACCAGAGTTGATGCCTTTACCTATCAGTCTGGCTCATCGTATTTCTCGACGCCTTGCATCAGTTCGTAAAACGGGGCAGCTTCCGTATCTGCGCCCGGATGGCAAGACTCAGGTTACGGTTGTTTATGAAGATGGCAAACCTGTTGGTGTCGATACAATCCTAATTTCGACTCAGCATACCCCTACGATTGACGCCATCACGGACGAAGCGGCGGTGCAGGCCAAGATCAAGACTGACTTGTGGAGCCATGTCGTGGAGCCTGTTTTCACCGACATTACAGTCAAGCCGGATACGAGTACCCGCTTTTTTGTCAATCCAACTGGAAAGTTTGTGATCGGTGGCCCACAGGGAGATTCAGGGTTAACGGGTCGGAAAATTATTGTCGATACGTACGGTGGATATTCTCGCCACGGAGGTGGAGCATTCTCCGGTAAAGATCCCACCAAGGTGGATAGAAGTGCAGCCTACGCCTGTCGCTATGTGGCTAAAAATATTGTGGCTGCGGAACTCGCTGAAAAGTGCGAGGTACAGTTGAGCTACGCGATTGGAGTAGCTCGACCTGTCAGCATCATGGTGGACACGTTTGGTACAGGCACCATCTCAGATGATCACTTGCTAGCGCTGGTTCAAAAGCACTTTGAGCTAAGACCTGCCGGAATTATCCAACTGTTTAACCTCAGTGCACTTCCGGGTGACCGGGGTGGACGCTTCTACCAGGACGTAGCCGCTTACGGCCATTTCGGACGTACTGACCTAGACTTACCTTGGGAAAAGACGGATAAGGCCGCAGTTCTGCAAGAGGAAGCGAAAGCGCTCCTCTCTGGTGTTTCTTAA
- a CDS encoding M23 family metallopeptidase, protein MNHFLCGWNANRLNAIAPFSASVVAALVTGAIAAHPASAIEVQVSPSDPELGDTLSVVVETTGTETEAPVVQFQDKSYTTYELRDNVYRVLLPTSPLDTPGEHALTVTGEDDQRNLAVWLKNREFPTQSIWLPPDQETDISDYEYNIVDAFKALVTPEKFWNGAFLRPTNGDVSTIYGIRRYYNGEFAEDYYHRGVDYAASTGTPVVAPAAGRIALVGYEADGFVIHGNVVGIDHGQGVLSILMHLNSISVQEGDMVEAGQQIGTVGATGMSTGPHLHWGLYVQGVAVDPVPWRYEGFE, encoded by the coding sequence ATGAATCACTTTCTTTGTGGATGGAATGCGAATCGACTGAACGCGATCGCCCCTTTCTCTGCGAGCGTTGTCGCGGCTCTCGTCACAGGGGCGATCGCCGCACATCCGGCCTCTGCTATCGAAGTCCAGGTTTCTCCGTCCGATCCAGAACTGGGCGATACATTATCTGTAGTGGTTGAGACTACAGGGACGGAAACCGAAGCCCCCGTCGTCCAGTTTCAGGATAAAAGCTACACCACCTATGAACTCCGAGACAACGTTTATCGCGTTCTTCTGCCCACGAGTCCCCTCGACACTCCAGGAGAACACGCCTTGACGGTCACAGGCGAAGACGATCAGCGGAACCTAGCCGTTTGGCTGAAAAACCGGGAGTTTCCAACTCAAAGTATTTGGCTTCCCCCCGATCAAGAAACGGATATCAGCGATTACGAATACAACATTGTGGATGCGTTTAAAGCGCTCGTCACACCCGAGAAGTTTTGGAATGGGGCGTTTCTTCGTCCCACCAATGGAGATGTATCGACCATTTACGGCATTCGTCGCTACTACAATGGCGAATTTGCAGAAGATTACTACCATCGCGGCGTTGATTATGCAGCATCGACCGGGACTCCCGTTGTGGCTCCCGCTGCCGGACGCATCGCATTAGTCGGATATGAGGCCGATGGTTTTGTGATTCATGGCAATGTTGTTGGAATTGATCACGGTCAGGGCGTGCTGAGTATCCTGATGCACCTGAATAGCATTAGTGTACAAGAAGGAGACATGGTGGAAGCTGGACAACAGATCGGCACCGTCGGTGCAACGGGGATGTCCACAGGCCCTCACTTGCATTGGGGGCTATACGTGCAAGGAGTAGCCGTTGATCCAGTGCCTTGGCGCTACGAAGGGTTTGAATAG
- a CDS encoding DUF3148 domain-containing protein produces MIDASNTSSESLKAGDRVRLCEPPPYFKTADPMPMLRPPGVVAVGEEGTLMDYRPGGTWSVRFTKGTFLLDAKYLETISPEPDQESPDTEDNQP; encoded by the coding sequence ATGATTGATGCTTCCAATACATCGAGTGAGAGCTTAAAAGCAGGCGATCGCGTCCGTCTTTGTGAGCCTCCCCCTTACTTTAAAACTGCCGATCCCATGCCCATGCTGCGGCCACCGGGCGTCGTCGCTGTGGGCGAAGAAGGAACCCTGATGGATTATCGTCCGGGCGGAACGTGGAGTGTTCGCTTTACGAAAGGAACATTCCTTCTGGATGCAAAATATTTAGAGACCATTTCTCCGGAACCCGATCAGGAGTCTCCGGATACTGAGGATAACCAGCCCTAA
- a CDS encoding HAD family hydrolase, protein MVTIRCKNVVFHDIQAILFDKDGTLADADQYLRQLAQRRLRLIDAQIPGTQDPLLMAFGVNGDRLDPAGLMAVGTRHENEIAAAAYIAETGRGWREAVAIAQSCFREADQSLPNKAAHTPLFDGALTLLHILHRADIRLGIISADSPDHVEEFAAFYQLTPLLSVQMGSTESLAKPNSAMIIQACAVMNVLPRHTLIIGDADSDIEMAIAASTAGCIVINRGSGLTPSLTNANAIIQDLSEIQVRY, encoded by the coding sequence ATGGTTACCATCCGGTGTAAAAATGTTGTTTTCCACGATATCCAAGCCATCTTATTTGATAAAGACGGCACGTTAGCAGATGCAGATCAGTATCTACGACAACTTGCCCAGCGGCGATTGCGCCTCATAGATGCCCAAATTCCAGGCACCCAAGATCCACTGCTAATGGCCTTTGGCGTCAATGGCGATCGCCTAGACCCGGCTGGTCTTATGGCTGTAGGAACCCGACATGAGAATGAAATTGCGGCAGCGGCCTACATTGCTGAAACTGGACGCGGCTGGCGAGAAGCAGTAGCCATTGCGCAATCGTGTTTCCGGGAGGCAGATCAATCCTTACCGAATAAGGCTGCTCACACCCCATTGTTTGACGGAGCACTAACCTTACTGCACATCCTCCACCGTGCAGACATCCGGTTGGGAATTATATCGGCAGACAGCCCAGACCATGTTGAAGAGTTTGCCGCGTTTTATCAGCTCACCCCACTACTCTCGGTTCAGATGGGCAGTACCGAATCCTTAGCGAAACCAAATTCCGCCATGATTATCCAAGCCTGTGCAGTTATGAATGTCCTGCCACGGCATACGCTAATCATTGGTGATGCTGACTCTGATATCGAGATGGCGATCGCGGCGTCCACAGCGGGTTGTATTGTAATTAATCGAGGCTCTGGACTAACCCCATCTCTAACCAATGCAAATGCCATCATTCAAGACTTGAGCGAGATTCAAGTTCGATATTAG
- a CDS encoding MogA/MoaB family molybdenum cofactor biosynthesis protein has protein sequence MAHYPHPDSTPLSVSCAVITVSDTRTPESDRSGQLIQRLLTGAGHRPVSYTVLKDDPQEVCARIVELAGQVPIDAIILNGGTGIAPRDTTYEAIAQLLEKTLPGFGELFRWLSYQEVGSRAMASRAIAGIYKQRLIFSLPGSTNAVQLGMEKLIIPELAHLVRQINPERGTAT, from the coding sequence ATGGCGCACTATCCGCATCCTGACTCTACACCTCTGTCGGTCTCCTGTGCTGTGATTACAGTCAGTGATACTCGCACCCCGGAAAGCGATCGCAGTGGTCAACTGATTCAACGATTGTTAACCGGGGCAGGCCACCGTCCGGTGAGTTACACGGTTCTCAAAGATGACCCCCAGGAGGTTTGTGCCCGGATTGTTGAGCTGGCAGGTCAGGTGCCCATTGATGCCATTATCTTGAACGGCGGCACAGGGATTGCGCCAAGAGACACGACCTATGAGGCGATCGCCCAACTCCTCGAAAAAACGTTACCGGGGTTTGGCGAGCTATTTCGCTGGTTGAGCTATCAAGAGGTTGGCTCGCGAGCCATGGCGTCACGGGCGATCGCGGGCATCTATAAACAGAGGCTCATTTTCTCCCTACCGGGTTCGACCAACGCGGTGCAGTTGGGCATGGAAAAGCTCATCATTCCTGAACTAGCTCACCTGGTACGCCAAATTAACCCGGAACGGGGCACTGCAACCTAG
- a CDS encoding 30S ribosomal protein S1: MVNQATPDIGFTHEDFERLLDQYDYHFSPGDTVAGTVFSIEPRGALIDIGAKTAAYIPIQEMSINRIESPDEVLQPNETREFFILSDENEDGQLTLSIRRIEYMRAWERVRQLQAEDATVRSAVFATNRGGALVRIEGLRGFIPGSHISTRKPKEDLVAEELPLKFLEVDEDRNRLVLSHRRALVERKMNRLEVGEVVIGTVRGLKPYGAFIDIGGVSGLLHISEISHDHIDTPHSVFNVNDEVKVMIIDLDAERGRISLSTKQLEPEPGDMVKNPQLVYDKAEEMAEKYRERMLQQAQGADEYAAEPEAVVEDEIPPATDDVVEEEPIMAGE; encoded by the coding sequence ATGGTCAATCAGGCAACACCCGACATCGGCTTTACACATGAGGATTTTGAAAGGCTCCTCGATCAGTACGACTATCACTTTAGTCCTGGCGATACGGTTGCTGGAACAGTTTTTAGCATCGAACCGAGGGGTGCTCTGATTGATATTGGCGCGAAGACGGCTGCCTACATTCCTATTCAGGAGATGTCGATCAACCGGATTGAAAGCCCAGATGAGGTGCTTCAACCCAACGAAACCCGTGAGTTTTTCATCCTAAGCGATGAAAACGAAGATGGTCAGCTTACCCTTTCGATTCGCCGCATTGAGTATATGCGGGCATGGGAACGCGTGCGTCAGCTTCAAGCTGAGGATGCGACCGTTCGCTCTGCCGTGTTTGCGACGAACCGGGGTGGAGCGCTCGTTCGTATCGAAGGACTGCGCGGATTTATTCCTGGCTCTCACATCAGCACTCGCAAGCCGAAAGAAGATTTGGTTGCGGAAGAACTGCCCCTCAAGTTCTTGGAAGTTGATGAGGATCGGAATCGCCTCGTGCTTAGCCACCGTCGTGCGTTGGTTGAGCGGAAGATGAATCGTCTCGAAGTTGGCGAGGTTGTTATTGGAACCGTTCGCGGCTTGAAACCCTACGGTGCCTTCATTGATATCGGTGGTGTCAGCGGATTGCTCCACATTTCCGAGATTTCCCACGACCACATCGATACACCCCATAGCGTCTTCAATGTAAATGACGAAGTGAAAGTCATGATTATTGATCTGGACGCAGAGCGGGGGCGGATCTCGCTATCCACCAAGCAGCTTGAACCCGAACCGGGTGACATGGTTAAGAATCCTCAGTTGGTGTACGACAAGGCTGAGGAGATGGCTGAGAAGTATCGTGAACGGATGCTTCAGCAGGCTCAAGGTGCTGATGAATATGCCGCAGAACCTGAGGCTGTGGTTGAGGACGAAATTCCTCCAGCGACAGATGATGTTGTAGAGGAAGAGCCCATCATGGCAGGTGAATAG